A single genomic interval of Alistipes provencensis harbors:
- a CDS encoding phosphatase PAP2 family protein — translation MFKRFAAACLLSFVGLGAWAQLPDSVDMSAGGAFRQRIDRHTSTKAYRMLFIGTPLIVGGIVMQAYDADFRRLRNGYSRSFRHDYDDYLQYAPAGLMVGMKAFGVKGRSSWGRMLVSDAFSAGLMAVGVNSLKYSCRVMRPDGSSRNSFPSGHTATAFMTATMLHKEYGHRSPWYSIGGYTVATVTGVTRQLNNRHWMSDIMVGAGIGILATELGYFLADLIFKDKGLLVTETYSVYDRYRRPSFLGFGLGLTTVPGTYRLYSDMRVQLLAGPAVQVQGAWFASPYWGVGGRFSCTNLRVKVNGAAQNDNLECASVYAGPYFSYPFSMRWLVGAKLLAGCEIYKSCDTDLRRLEGRSGFSFGTGISSTYLATQNLGVRFSTDYDVAPPLTGVSGRRVHKLTFGIGVCAAF, via the coding sequence ATGTTCAAACGTTTTGCCGCCGCCTGCCTGCTCTCTTTTGTGGGTCTGGGAGCATGGGCGCAGTTGCCGGACAGTGTCGACATGAGCGCGGGCGGCGCATTCCGCCAGCGTATCGACCGCCACACTTCGACGAAAGCCTACCGCATGCTCTTCATCGGCACGCCGCTTATCGTGGGCGGTATCGTCATGCAGGCTTATGACGCCGATTTCCGGCGCCTGCGCAACGGTTACAGCCGTTCGTTCCGCCACGATTACGACGATTATCTCCAGTACGCTCCGGCCGGGTTGATGGTCGGCATGAAGGCTTTTGGCGTCAAAGGGCGCAGTTCGTGGGGCCGCATGCTGGTCTCCGACGCCTTTTCGGCGGGCCTGATGGCCGTCGGCGTCAACTCGCTGAAATACTCCTGCCGCGTGATGCGTCCCGACGGTTCGTCGCGCAACTCCTTTCCCTCGGGACATACGGCCACGGCCTTCATGACTGCCACGATGCTCCACAAAGAGTACGGCCACCGCAGTCCGTGGTACAGCATCGGCGGCTACACCGTGGCGACGGTCACGGGGGTCACGCGCCAGTTAAACAACCGCCACTGGATGAGCGACATCATGGTCGGCGCCGGCATCGGCATTCTGGCCACGGAGCTGGGGTATTTCCTCGCCGACTTGATTTTCAAGGACAAAGGGCTGCTCGTCACGGAGACCTATTCGGTCTATGACCGCTACCGCCGTCCCTCGTTTCTGGGTTTCGGCCTCGGGCTGACGACTGTGCCGGGGACTTATAGGCTTTATTCCGACATGCGGGTGCAGCTCCTCGCAGGGCCTGCCGTACAGGTTCAGGGGGCTTGGTTCGCTTCGCCCTACTGGGGCGTCGGAGGCCGCTTTTCGTGTACCAACCTGCGGGTGAAGGTCAACGGCGCGGCTCAGAACGACAACTTGGAGTGCGCCTCGGTCTATGCGGGTCCCTATTTCTCCTATCCCTTCTCGATGCGGTGGCTGGTCGGTGCGAAACTGCTTGCCGGCTGCGAGATTTACAAGTCCTGCGACACGGACCTCCGGCGGCTGGAGGGCCGCAGCGGTTTTTCATTCGGCACGGGCATCTCCTCGACCTACCTCGCCACCCAGAACCTCGGCGTGCGTTTCTCGACCGACTACGACGTTGCACCGCCCCTGACGGGCGTTTCGGGGCGGCGGGTCCACAAGCTGACGTTCGGCATCGGCGTCTGCGCGGCCTTCTGA